One window from the genome of Roseomonas haemaphysalidis encodes:
- a CDS encoding ABC transporter ATP-binding protein, whose product MALATPGADVPLLQVQGVTLQYKTSEYVVTATHRVDFDVYSSERYVLLGPSGCGKSTLLKAIGGYLSPSEGTIRLKGREVREPGPDRMMVFQEFDQLLPWKTVQENVAFALTASGKASGAEARDRAAHYIEKVGLAKFADSHPHMLSGGMKQRVAIARGMAMEPDVLLMDEPYAALDALTRRRMQEELLQLWDDTRFTVLFVTHSIEEAIRIGTRILLLSPHPGQVKAELNSIPPAELGTAAQAELETRINDMLFVH is encoded by the coding sequence ATGGCTCTCGCCACCCCCGGCGCAGACGTGCCCTTGCTGCAGGTGCAGGGCGTCACGCTGCAGTACAAGACCTCGGAATACGTCGTCACCGCCACGCACCGGGTCGATTTCGACGTCTATTCCTCGGAACGCTACGTGCTGCTCGGCCCGTCCGGGTGCGGCAAGTCGACGCTGCTCAAGGCCATCGGCGGCTACCTGTCCCCTTCCGAGGGTACGATCCGCCTGAAGGGGCGCGAAGTGCGCGAGCCTGGCCCCGACCGGATGATGGTCTTCCAGGAATTCGACCAGTTGCTGCCCTGGAAGACAGTGCAGGAGAACGTGGCCTTCGCCCTCACCGCGTCCGGCAAGGCAAGCGGTGCCGAGGCCAGGGACCGGGCGGCGCACTACATCGAGAAGGTGGGGCTCGCGAAGTTCGCCGACTCCCATCCCCACATGCTGTCGGGCGGCATGAAGCAGCGCGTCGCCATCGCGCGCGGCATGGCGATGGAGCCGGACGTGCTGCTGATGGACGAGCCCTACGCCGCGCTCGACGCCCTGACCCGACGGCGGATGCAGGAAGAATTGCTGCAGCTCTGGGACGACACGCGCTTCACGGTGCTGTTCGTCACCCACTCCATCGAGGAAGCGATCCGTATCGGCACGCGCATCCTGCTGCTGTCGCCCCATCCCGGGCAGGTGAAGGCGGAGCTGAACAGCATTCCGCCCGCCGAGCTGGGCACAGCCGCGCAGGCGGAGCTGGAAACGCGCATCAACGACATGCTGTTCGTTCACTAG
- a CDS encoding peptidylprolyl isomerase: MLTAMRRLASTWFAKALFLLLVLSFAIWGIEDVVRNFGNGNAVATVNGDPIELPEAQLASRREIARIQRQLGSNFQVTPQIAEGVSRQAVENLVMERVQRQEANRLGVAAPDAAVRDYVWSIPAFQGADGRFSRPLMEGFLRGNGMTEGEFLVLLRSDLQRQQLAGAIRAGAAGPDALTRPLLAWQQERRLADLVVLPLAEAPEPAAPDDAQLRRFHENNPDRFSSPEYRRVTVLTLSPAIVAAEVQPSEDDLRAAYEARRAQFEVPEKRALEQAVMQSQDAANKVAAEWRAGAAFPAIEALAQQQGGQAVSLGTVGRDELPVPELATAAFALPPDGVSDPVQTAFGWHVLKVTGIQPAQSRSFDQVRAELAVDVTREKAADLAYERANEVEDALAGGATLEEVGQRFGLPVAKLVVDARGQTQDGTPAQLNLDGGGRDVALRAIFTAETGQAPRLAEAGQVGLFAFDLQDVMPAALRPFDQVRDQVLAAWTADARRRSQEERAAALLGAVRGGKSLPDAAREAGLAPRRVGPFPRQADAQGDGRNSPPPELLAPLFDTAEGQATMAEIGGGFAVGQVAGIIRPDTAADPLGLGRVRTEVEQAMLSDLEAQYLEALRRGASVSVNPTLMGQVSAR, translated from the coding sequence ATGCTCACTGCGATGCGCCGCCTGGCCAGCACCTGGTTTGCCAAGGCCCTCTTCCTGCTGCTGGTCCTGTCCTTTGCCATCTGGGGCATCGAGGACGTCGTGCGGAACTTCGGCAACGGCAACGCCGTGGCCACGGTGAACGGCGACCCGATCGAATTGCCGGAAGCCCAGCTGGCCAGCCGGCGGGAGATCGCCCGCATCCAGCGCCAGCTCGGCAGCAACTTCCAGGTGACGCCGCAGATCGCCGAGGGCGTCAGCCGCCAGGCGGTCGAGAACCTCGTGATGGAACGCGTGCAGCGGCAGGAGGCGAACCGCCTCGGCGTTGCCGCGCCGGATGCGGCGGTGCGCGACTACGTGTGGAGCATCCCGGCCTTTCAGGGGGCCGACGGGCGCTTCAGCCGGCCGCTAATGGAAGGCTTCCTTCGCGGCAATGGCATGACCGAGGGCGAGTTCCTGGTGCTGCTGCGCTCGGACCTGCAGCGCCAGCAGCTCGCCGGCGCCATCCGCGCCGGTGCCGCGGGCCCGGACGCATTGACCCGCCCCTTGCTGGCCTGGCAGCAGGAGCGCCGCCTGGCCGACCTCGTCGTGCTGCCGCTGGCCGAGGCCCCCGAGCCCGCCGCGCCGGACGATGCGCAGCTGCGCCGCTTCCATGAAAACAACCCCGACCGCTTTTCATCCCCGGAATACCGGCGGGTCACGGTGCTGACGCTGTCCCCCGCCATTGTCGCGGCCGAGGTGCAGCCGAGCGAGGACGACCTGCGCGCCGCCTACGAGGCGCGCCGCGCGCAGTTCGAGGTACCGGAGAAGCGGGCGTTGGAGCAGGCGGTGATGCAAAGCCAGGACGCCGCCAACAAGGTCGCCGCCGAATGGCGTGCCGGCGCGGCCTTTCCGGCGATCGAGGCCCTGGCCCAGCAGCAGGGCGGCCAGGCGGTATCGCTCGGCACGGTGGGGCGCGACGAGCTGCCGGTGCCCGAGCTGGCCACCGCCGCCTTTGCCCTGCCGCCGGATGGCGTCAGCGACCCGGTGCAGACCGCCTTCGGCTGGCACGTGTTGAAGGTGACCGGCATCCAGCCCGCGCAGTCCCGCAGCTTCGACCAGGTGCGCGCCGAGCTGGCGGTGGATGTGACGCGCGAAAAGGCGGCCGACCTCGCCTACGAGCGCGCCAACGAGGTGGAGGACGCCCTGGCTGGCGGCGCCACCCTGGAGGAGGTCGGCCAGCGCTTCGGCCTGCCCGTGGCCAAGCTGGTGGTCGATGCCCGCGGCCAGACGCAGGACGGCACCCCCGCCCAGCTGAACCTTGATGGCGGCGGCCGCGACGTGGCGCTGCGTGCCATCTTCACGGCGGAAACCGGTCAGGCGCCACGCCTGGCCGAGGCCGGCCAGGTGGGGCTCTTCGCCTTCGACCTGCAGGATGTCATGCCGGCCGCCCTGCGCCCCTTCGACCAGGTGCGCGACCAGGTGCTGGCCGCCTGGACCGCCGACGCCCGGCGCCGGTCGCAGGAGGAGCGCGCAGCGGCACTGCTGGGGGCCGTCCGCGGTGGCAAGAGCCTGCCGGATGCCGCGCGCGAAGCCGGCCTCGCGCCGCGCCGCGTCGGCCCCTTCCCGCGCCAGGCGGACGCCCAGGGCGATGGCCGCAACAGCCCGCCGCCCGAGTTGCTGGCACCGCTGTTCGACACCGCCGAGGGCCAGGCCACCATGGCCGAGATCGGTGGTGGTTTCGCCGTCGGGCAGGTTGCGGGTATCATCCGCCCGGACACCGCCGCCGACCCGCTGGGCCTCGGCCGCGTCCGCACCGAGGTCGAGCAGGCCATGCTGTCCGACCTTGAGGCACAATATCTGGAAGCGCTGCGCCGTGGCGCCAGCGTTTCCGTCAACCCGACCTTGATGGGACAGGTCTCCGCACGATGA
- a CDS encoding sensor histidine kinase, translating into MRQRSLHARILSRMLAVILLVAGAFAAAAGYYARLTADQAFDALLLSGAAQITENMYVQGGVLTVEPPIAVIAGLAVQDLVTYKVVDARGIVVAGNPALPTAATGRPRGPVLGEAYLHGQRYRTVTTVRDMPSGWATVTLAQTLRAREAMTEGLTAKAMVVILGMSAVALLGTVLAVRQALAPLVRVERAIAARDPQDLRPLDLRAPPEINTLLTAINAFMARLDAHIRQMQRLIGDAAHQVRTPLTALTLQLDLMQDAPNDAARRQHLDRVQDRAAQLGRLAAQLFDHAMVVHRSGVVRPEPIDLGALVRQVLLSLEPLAGNVALGLDLPAQPVTVLGDRVSLREALSNLIHNALRHGARQTLDVVVMRDAGQVVVEIRDDGPGIPHARWQHVREPFHSRGEEQRGAGLGLAIADQVARAHGGTLSFRSRPGIGFAVIVTLPG; encoded by the coding sequence ATGCGCCAGCGCTCGCTGCATGCCCGCATCCTGTCTCGCATGCTGGCGGTGATCCTGCTGGTCGCCGGCGCCTTTGCCGCCGCCGCCGGCTACTACGCCCGGCTGACGGCGGATCAGGCTTTCGACGCGCTGCTGCTTTCCGGCGCCGCGCAGATCACCGAGAACATGTACGTGCAGGGCGGCGTGCTGACCGTGGAGCCGCCGATCGCCGTGATCGCCGGACTCGCCGTGCAGGATCTCGTGACCTACAAGGTCGTGGATGCGCGCGGCATCGTGGTGGCCGGCAACCCGGCCTTGCCCACGGCCGCCACGGGCCGCCCCAGGGGGCCCGTGCTGGGGGAAGCATACCTGCACGGCCAGCGCTACCGCACCGTGACCACGGTCCGGGACATGCCCTCGGGATGGGCCACCGTCACGCTGGCGCAGACCCTCCGGGCCCGCGAGGCCATGACCGAAGGGCTGACCGCCAAGGCCATGGTGGTGATCCTCGGGATGAGTGCCGTGGCCCTGCTGGGCACCGTTCTGGCGGTCCGGCAGGCTTTGGCGCCTCTGGTGCGGGTGGAGCGGGCGATCGCGGCGCGGGACCCGCAGGACCTGCGGCCGCTGGACTTGCGCGCCCCGCCCGAGATCAACACCCTCCTGACCGCCATCAACGCCTTCATGGCGCGGCTCGACGCGCACATCCGGCAGATGCAGCGACTGATCGGCGACGCCGCCCACCAGGTGAGGACACCGCTGACCGCGCTGACGCTGCAGCTGGACCTGATGCAGGATGCGCCAAACGACGCGGCCCGCCGGCAGCACCTGGACCGCGTGCAGGACCGCGCCGCGCAACTCGGCCGTCTGGCGGCGCAGTTGTTCGACCACGCCATGGTGGTCCACCGCAGCGGCGTGGTGCGGCCGGAGCCGATCGACCTCGGGGCTCTGGTGCGACAGGTGCTGCTGTCTCTGGAGCCTTTGGCCGGCAACGTCGCGCTGGGCCTGGACCTGCCCGCCCAGCCGGTGACCGTGCTCGGCGACCGCGTCAGCCTGCGCGAGGCGCTGAGCAACCTGATCCACAACGCGCTGCGCCACGGCGCGCGGCAGACCCTGGATGTCGTGGTGATGCGCGACGCGGGCCAGGTGGTGGTGGAAATCAGGGACGACGGGCCCGGCATCCCCCATGCCCGCTGGCAACACGTGCGCGAGCCCTTCCACAGCCGGGGCGAGGAGCAGCGCGGCGCGGGCCTTGGCCTCGCCATCGCCGATCAGGTGGCGCGGGCGCATGGCGGCACGCTGTCCTTTCGCAGCCGCCCCGGCATCGGCTTCGCGGTGATCGTGACGCTTCCGGGCTAG
- the tpiA gene encoding triose-phosphate isomerase, with product MTPGVRPLIAGNWKMHGTLAAARELAAGVAAAPAGTAELLVCPPFLHLLPVAKALGGAVALGAQDCHAAAKGAHTGDVSAPMLADAGARYVILGHSERRADHGESDAVVLAKAEAVLAAGLVPVVCVGESEAQRVSGEAEGVVAAQLAGSLPEGFAAAGGVVAYEPVWAIGTGRTPTEADIAAMHARIRAELQGRFGEAGGKLRILYGGSVKPGNAKAILALPHVDGALVGGASLVAADFLAIADAA from the coding sequence ATGACCCCTGGCGTACGCCCCCTGATCGCAGGCAACTGGAAGATGCATGGCACCCTGGCGGCGGCGCGGGAGCTGGCCGCCGGCGTGGCCGCAGCCCCGGCCGGGACCGCCGAGCTGCTGGTGTGCCCGCCCTTTCTGCACCTGCTGCCGGTCGCCAAGGCATTGGGCGGCGCCGTGGCGCTGGGCGCCCAGGACTGCCATGCCGCCGCCAAGGGCGCGCACACCGGCGACGTCTCGGCCCCGATGCTGGCCGATGCGGGCGCCCGCTACGTGATCCTGGGGCATTCCGAGCGCCGCGCCGACCATGGCGAAAGCGATGCCGTGGTCCTGGCCAAGGCTGAGGCGGTGCTGGCCGCCGGGCTGGTGCCCGTGGTCTGCGTGGGTGAAAGCGAAGCGCAGCGCGTGTCGGGCGAGGCCGAGGGCGTGGTCGCGGCGCAGCTGGCGGGCAGCCTGCCGGAGGGCTTCGCGGCTGCCGGCGGCGTGGTGGCCTATGAGCCGGTCTGGGCCATCGGCACCGGCCGCACGCCGACGGAAGCGGATATCGCGGCCATGCACGCCCGCATCCGCGCCGAGCTGCAAGGCCGCTTCGGCGAGGCAGGCGGCAAGCTGCGCATCCTGTATGGCGGCTCGGTCAAGCCCGGCAACGCCAAGGCGATCCTGGCGCTGCCGCATGTGGACGGGGCCCTGGTCGGCGGTGCCAGCCTGGTCGCGGCCGACTTCCTGGCCATCGCCGACGCCGCATAA
- a CDS encoding ABC transporter substrate-binding protein — MITKRHLLTATAALGTAGALGFNIRPAHAEVNRLRVSHGYGILYLPLIVMRDQKMMEKQAEKAGLGGMAMEWQTLDGGNVINDAMLAGSLDIAGTGSPGFITLWAKARGIPRAEVIGVSGMSTCALVLNANRPHLKTLADFTPNDKIALPGIKTSLAAVVLQMLVAKQFGAENYAKLDPMTVGLPHPEAAQALLSGKTEIAAHFASPPFSIIELNNPSIHKVIAASDVLGDSTLDVIFAPKRFVDANPRTMQVFLAALDEANEFISKDPMAAAQAFNRVTRTTATDEDVVKMIKDPDTRFSATPHGVLEYSRFMHSVGTVRNRADSWKDLFMPALHDRQGS; from the coding sequence ATGATCACCAAGCGTCACCTGCTGACCGCCACGGCTGCCCTCGGCACCGCCGGCGCCCTTGGCTTCAACATCCGCCCCGCCCATGCGGAGGTGAACCGCCTGCGCGTGTCGCACGGCTACGGCATCCTGTACCTGCCGCTGATCGTGATGCGCGACCAGAAGATGATGGAGAAGCAGGCCGAGAAGGCCGGCCTTGGCGGCATGGCGATGGAATGGCAGACGCTGGATGGCGGCAACGTCATCAACGACGCCATGCTGGCCGGCTCGCTGGACATCGCCGGCACTGGCTCCCCCGGCTTCATCACCCTGTGGGCCAAGGCGCGTGGCATTCCGCGGGCCGAGGTGATCGGCGTGTCGGGCATGAGCACCTGTGCGCTGGTGCTGAACGCCAACCGGCCGCATCTGAAGACGCTGGCGGACTTCACCCCGAACGACAAGATCGCCCTGCCTGGCATCAAGACCTCGCTGGCGGCGGTGGTGCTGCAGATGCTGGTGGCCAAGCAGTTCGGCGCCGAGAACTACGCCAAGCTCGACCCGATGACCGTCGGCCTGCCCCACCCCGAGGCGGCACAGGCGCTGCTGAGCGGCAAGACGGAGATCGCGGCGCATTTCGCCTCGCCGCCGTTCTCGATCATCGAGTTGAACAACCCGTCCATCCACAAGGTGATCGCCGCCAGCGACGTGTTGGGCGATTCGACACTGGACGTTATCTTCGCGCCCAAGCGCTTCGTGGATGCCAACCCGCGCACCATGCAGGTGTTCCTGGCCGCGCTGGACGAGGCGAACGAGTTCATCAGCAAGGACCCGATGGCCGCCGCCCAGGCCTTCAACCGCGTCACCCGCACCACGGCCACCGACGAGGACGTGGTGAAGATGATCAAGGACCCGGACACGCGCTTCTCCGCCACGCCGCACGGCGTTCTGGAGTATTCGCGGTTCATGCATTCCGTCGGCACGGTTCGCAACCGCGCGGACAGCTGGAAGGACCTGTTCATGCCGGCATTGCACGACCGCCAGGGGTCGTGA
- a CDS encoding ABC transporter permease, translated as MSIALNQAPVPARPEIIREPATSGFGAVQKPISAWESVYRLGFLRKAFILIVLAVIWEIYGRWLDNPLLFPPFSETASALVANLLNGVIPERAMVSLKTLAVGYVIGVVLASLLTVVAIGSRIGTDLLETLTAMFNPLPAIALLPLALIWFGLGSGSVIFVLVHSVLWAIALNTHAGFRSVSNTLKMVGLNYGLRNISLVRHILIPAAFPSILTGLKVGWAFAWRTLIAAELVFGVSSGSGGLGWFIFENRNQLETANVFAGLFFVIIIGLFVENVIFANIEKRTIRRWGMQH; from the coding sequence ATGAGCATCGCCCTGAACCAAGCACCGGTGCCGGCCCGCCCGGAAATCATCCGCGAGCCCGCGACCTCCGGCTTCGGCGCCGTCCAGAAGCCGATCTCCGCCTGGGAATCGGTCTACCGCCTCGGCTTCCTCCGCAAGGCGTTTATCCTGATCGTGCTTGCCGTGATCTGGGAGATCTACGGACGCTGGCTCGACAACCCGCTGCTGTTCCCGCCGTTTTCGGAAACCGCCTCGGCGCTGGTCGCCAACCTGCTTAACGGGGTGATCCCGGAACGCGCGATGGTGTCACTGAAGACCCTGGCGGTCGGCTACGTGATCGGCGTGGTCCTCGCCTCGCTGCTGACGGTGGTGGCCATCGGCTCGCGCATCGGCACGGACCTGCTGGAAACGCTGACGGCGATGTTCAACCCGCTGCCGGCCATCGCGCTGCTGCCGCTGGCGTTGATCTGGTTCGGGCTTGGCTCCGGCAGCGTCATCTTCGTGCTGGTGCATTCCGTGCTCTGGGCCATCGCCCTGAATACCCATGCCGGATTCCGCTCCGTGTCCAACACGTTGAAGATGGTCGGGCTGAATTATGGCCTGCGCAACATCAGCCTGGTCCGCCACATCCTGATCCCGGCCGCCTTCCCCAGCATCCTGACCGGGCTGAAGGTCGGCTGGGCCTTTGCGTGGCGCACACTGATCGCGGCGGAGCTGGTGTTCGGCGTGTCCTCGGGCAGCGGCGGGCTGGGGTGGTTCATCTTCGAGAACCGCAACCAGCTTGAAACGGCCAACGTCTTCGCAGGCCTGTTCTTCGTCATCATCATCGGCCTCTTCGTCGAGAACGTGATCTTCGCGAACATCGAGAAGCGCACGATCCGCCGCTGGGGCATGCAGCACTAA
- a CDS encoding response regulator transcription factor encodes MRVLLVEDTKDVGEGVQARLLKLGHLVDWETGAEAAEARLELQSYDLVVLDVMLPGGTDGLTLLRRLRARKSGTPVLMLTARSQVDDRVTALDLGADDYLTKPFDLRELEARVRALLRRGTGNATNQIGFGDLALDLETHGVTLAGEAVELTRREQMILELLVGRSGRIVPKEQMVDRLFGLDDTASLNAVEQHMARLRRKLAASNTEIRTLRGLGYKIVLR; translated from the coding sequence ATGCGCGTGCTGCTGGTCGAAGACACCAAAGACGTCGGCGAGGGGGTGCAGGCCCGCCTGTTAAAGCTCGGGCACCTGGTGGACTGGGAAACCGGGGCCGAGGCTGCCGAAGCCCGGCTGGAGCTGCAAAGCTATGACCTCGTGGTCCTGGACGTCATGTTGCCCGGCGGCACGGATGGGCTGACGCTGCTGCGCCGCCTGCGGGCGCGCAAGTCCGGCACGCCGGTGCTGATGCTGACCGCCCGTTCGCAGGTGGATGACCGGGTGACGGCGCTGGATCTTGGAGCCGACGACTACCTCACCAAGCCCTTCGATTTACGTGAGCTGGAGGCACGGGTCCGTGCGCTGCTGCGGCGGGGCACCGGCAACGCCACCAACCAGATCGGCTTCGGGGATCTCGCGCTCGACCTCGAAACCCACGGCGTGACGCTGGCCGGGGAGGCGGTGGAACTGACCCGGCGCGAGCAGATGATCCTGGAACTGCTGGTCGGCCGTTCCGGCCGCATCGTGCCGAAGGAGCAGATGGTGGACCGGCTGTTCGGCCTGGATGACACCGCCAGCCTCAACGCGGTGGAGCAGCACATGGCCCGGCTGCGCCGCAAGCTGGCGGCATCGAACACCGAGATCCGCACCCTGCGGGGCCTGGGCTACAAGATCGTGCTGCGCTGA